The Verrucomicrobium spinosum DSM 4136 = JCM 18804 genome includes a region encoding these proteins:
- a CDS encoding PqiC family protein yields the protein MTLHRVLFLLAPLALGLGLLSSCSSAPTRAFYALTADGPVPSGGGVGIGVGPVALAGYLDRPNLVMREDGTRIAVAESHRWAGKLEDNFARVLATNLGRQLKTGNLRTYPWDTDDGLKYQISLDLTHLHGTSEGDAFMEASWRVYSLPDRKLIATRSWSGTEPLSKDGYDALVAAESRLIARFAVEVGKTLGVKG from the coding sequence ATGACTCTCCATCGCGTTTTGTTTCTCCTCGCGCCCCTGGCCCTTGGTCTTGGGCTTCTGTCCTCGTGTTCCTCGGCACCCACCCGGGCCTTCTACGCGCTCACGGCGGACGGCCCGGTGCCGTCTGGCGGGGGGGTGGGCATTGGCGTGGGGCCGGTGGCCCTGGCAGGGTATCTGGACCGGCCCAATCTCGTGATGCGGGAGGACGGCACGCGCATCGCTGTGGCGGAGTCTCATCGCTGGGCCGGCAAGCTGGAGGACAACTTCGCCCGCGTGTTGGCCACGAATTTGGGGCGTCAACTCAAGACGGGCAATCTTCGTACTTACCCGTGGGATACGGATGACGGGCTCAAGTATCAAATCTCCTTGGATCTCACCCACCTCCATGGCACTTCAGAAGGCGATGCCTTCATGGAGGCATCGTGGCGGGTCTATTCCCTCCCGGACCGCAAGCTCATCGCCACCCGGTCCTGGTCCGGCACGGAGCCCCTGAGCAAAGATGGCTACGACGCACTCGTGGCGGCAGAGAGTCGTCTCATTGCGCGCTTTGCGGTGGAGGTGGGGAAGACGTTAGGGGTTAAGGGTTAG
- the rpiB gene encoding ribose 5-phosphate isomerase B, protein MKISIGSDHAGFAYKEKIKAFLQSLGHEVQDFGTYSADPVDYPTYVRPAAEAVAKGEADRGIVLGGSGNGEAIVANKVRGVRCSLCWSHDTARWAREHNDANVLAIGERTISPELALEIVKIWLETEFTAGRHLARVQAIEGKG, encoded by the coding sequence ATGAAGATCTCCATTGGCTCTGACCACGCCGGATTCGCCTACAAAGAGAAGATCAAAGCTTTCCTCCAGTCCCTCGGCCACGAGGTGCAGGACTTCGGCACCTACAGCGCGGATCCTGTGGACTATCCCACGTATGTGCGACCGGCCGCCGAGGCCGTGGCCAAGGGGGAGGCGGATCGCGGCATTGTGCTGGGCGGCTCCGGGAACGGGGAGGCCATCGTGGCCAACAAGGTGCGCGGCGTGCGCTGCTCCCTCTGCTGGAGTCACGACACGGCCCGCTGGGCCCGCGAACATAATGACGCCAACGTCCTCGCCATCGGTGAGCGGACCATCTCCCCGGAACTGGCGCTTGAGATCGTGAAGATCTGGCTGGAAACCGAGTTCACCGCTGGCCGACATCTGGCCCGGGTGCAGGCGATTGAGGGGAAAGGCTAG
- a CDS encoding very short patch repair endonuclease: MPDVFTPEKRSQVMSLIRSTGNKDTELRLMLLLRAAGIKGWRRHALVTVPDTSRGATRPVLKVKPDFVFWKLRVAVFVDGCFWHGCPRCYVRPKQNRKFWDTKVTANRARDEKVTRQLRKAGWRVLRLWECALAAKQVNRTMGRLGRMLEVSTPEPHP, encoded by the coding sequence ATGCCTGACGTCTTCACGCCCGAAAAGCGTTCACAGGTGATGTCCTTGATCCGCTCGACGGGGAACAAGGACACGGAGCTGCGGCTCATGCTGCTGCTGCGCGCGGCGGGGATCAAGGGGTGGCGGCGGCATGCGCTCGTCACCGTGCCGGACACCTCCCGGGGTGCGACACGTCCGGTGCTCAAGGTGAAGCCGGATTTTGTGTTCTGGAAGCTGCGGGTGGCGGTGTTCGTGGACGGATGTTTCTGGCACGGGTGCCCCCGCTGCTATGTGCGGCCCAAACAGAACCGGAAGTTCTGGGACACCAAGGTCACCGCCAACCGGGCGAGAGATGAGAAGGTGACGCGCCAGCTCCGCAAGGCGGGCTGGCGGGTGCTTCGCCTCTGGGAATGCGCGCTGGCGGCGAAGCAGGTAAACCGGACGATGGGGCGTCTGGGCCGAATGCTGGAGGTCAGCACCCCCGAACCGCATCCCTGA
- a CDS encoding tetratricopeptide repeat protein, protein MKMHSAVRFSISLGLMASGLIPATLRAAVPALADLDANAPAQPGQQLAGVAEQHAVALAHYLTARNLEASGKVRDALPHYLSFLKGDAGEPELVAHIAELTLNFQGEEAAVALLEQAIKSHPKSPEPSANFIQFCLTHGSAENGLLARAAKVAEQALSSFPQDAAAYETAVRLHLTQGRRKEASAVLERALAPDFAQPSSAGFWLQLARMAQEVWPIADQERRADHLGKVNAFITKARELAQGSRDPDALIQVADYYLFSNQLDQAAVICEDMVARSNSLDARKRLVRLYEALERPDDSFKALQDLVEAYPSDVEHRRLLGTQLVQKQEIGPAADQFEAALQAGGGDLNDYLNLCKLLRFANNAERFEKFTQRAQQLFPGEPRITYHRAIALTQGDKYADAAKLFEQASRQAETNAAELLDDQFHFHWGVALERSRQFDAAARQFEKSITLTPAHDPPRAANTMNYLGYMWLDQGQHLDKAEQLIRKANELEQNNPAFVDSLGWLLFKRGKAKEALTELLRAEHLMKEFSDSGADAEILDHIAQAYEQLGQTEDAKSYWKRVLESKTDVEEVKARAQKALGVTPPPPAKSAPTDKE, encoded by the coding sequence ATGAAGATGCATTCCGCGGTCAGATTCAGCATCAGCCTGGGGCTGATGGCTTCCGGATTGATCCCCGCCACCCTCCGTGCCGCCGTGCCGGCGCTGGCTGATCTGGACGCCAACGCTCCTGCGCAACCTGGGCAGCAGTTGGCCGGAGTTGCCGAGCAGCACGCCGTGGCGCTGGCTCATTACCTGACGGCCCGGAATCTCGAAGCTTCGGGAAAGGTCCGCGATGCCCTGCCGCACTACTTGAGCTTCCTGAAGGGGGATGCGGGCGAGCCAGAACTCGTGGCGCACATCGCAGAGCTCACCCTGAATTTCCAGGGGGAAGAGGCCGCCGTGGCGCTGCTGGAGCAGGCCATCAAGTCGCATCCCAAGTCGCCAGAACCCTCCGCCAATTTTATCCAGTTCTGCCTCACGCATGGCTCGGCGGAGAACGGCCTTCTGGCACGGGCAGCCAAGGTGGCGGAGCAGGCCCTGAGCAGCTTCCCACAGGATGCCGCAGCCTACGAGACCGCCGTACGCCTTCATCTCACCCAGGGGCGGCGCAAGGAGGCCAGCGCTGTGCTGGAGCGGGCGCTGGCTCCTGACTTTGCCCAACCTTCGTCTGCAGGCTTCTGGCTGCAACTGGCGCGGATGGCCCAGGAGGTGTGGCCGATCGCCGACCAGGAACGTCGCGCGGATCATCTGGGCAAGGTAAACGCCTTCATCACAAAAGCCCGCGAGTTGGCCCAAGGGTCCCGCGATCCCGACGCGCTCATCCAGGTGGCAGACTATTACCTCTTCAGCAACCAGCTCGATCAGGCAGCGGTGATCTGCGAGGACATGGTGGCCCGCTCCAACAGTCTCGATGCCCGGAAACGGCTGGTGCGGCTCTATGAAGCCTTGGAGCGGCCGGACGATTCGTTCAAAGCCCTTCAGGACCTCGTGGAGGCCTACCCCAGTGACGTGGAGCATCGCCGCCTGCTGGGTACCCAGCTCGTGCAGAAGCAGGAGATTGGGCCTGCGGCGGACCAGTTCGAGGCAGCGCTACAGGCGGGAGGTGGCGATCTCAATGACTACCTCAACCTCTGCAAGCTGCTGCGCTTCGCCAACAATGCCGAACGGTTCGAGAAGTTCACCCAGCGTGCCCAGCAGCTTTTCCCAGGTGAGCCCCGCATCACCTACCACCGGGCCATTGCCCTCACCCAGGGGGACAAGTATGCCGATGCGGCGAAGCTCTTTGAGCAGGCGTCACGCCAGGCGGAGACCAACGCCGCGGAACTCCTGGATGATCAGTTTCACTTCCACTGGGGGGTGGCGCTGGAGCGGAGCCGCCAGTTCGACGCGGCAGCCCGCCAGTTTGAAAAGAGCATCACCCTCACGCCCGCGCACGATCCCCCCCGGGCCGCCAACACGATGAACTACCTGGGCTACATGTGGCTGGATCAAGGGCAGCATCTGGACAAGGCAGAGCAGCTCATCCGCAAGGCCAATGAGCTGGAGCAGAACAACCCCGCCTTCGTGGACAGCCTGGGATGGCTGCTCTTCAAGCGTGGCAAGGCCAAGGAGGCCCTTACGGAACTGCTGCGTGCAGAGCACCTCATGAAGGAGTTCTCCGACTCCGGGGCCGATGCGGAAATCCTGGACCACATTGCCCAGGCCTATGAGCAACTCGGCCAGACGGAGGATGCCAAGTCCTACTGGAAGCGGGTGCTGGAGTCCAAAACCGACGTGGAAGAAGTGAAAGCCCGTGCGCAGAAGGCCCTTGGGGTGACCCCGCCGCCGCCTGCCAAGAGCGCCCCGACGGACAAGGAGTAG
- a CDS encoding AURKAIP1/COX24 domain-containing protein → MGSLKKRRKTKINKHKRKKRMKANRHKKRLRYKS, encoded by the coding sequence ATGGGCTCGCTCAAGAAGCGTCGTAAGACGAAGATCAACAAACACAAGCGTAAGAAGCGCATGAAGGCCAACCGCCACAAGAAGCGCTTGCGTTACAAGAGCTAG
- the hisG gene encoding ATP phosphoribosyltransferase: protein MAEAQKNILRIGLPKGSLQDPTLDLFKRSGFNIIVNSRSYRPSVDDAELEIRLLRAQEIGRYVDHGFLDCGITGRDWIAENQADIEVITDLRYSKATSLPTRWVLVVPEDSPIQSVKDLEGKRISTEAVGLTKTYLEKNGVNAEVEFSWGATEVKVPELVDAIVDITETGSSLRANKLRIVDTLMESYPQFVSSKNAYVDPWKREKMQRLALLLNGALEARYKVGIKMNLPDHKLENLLHALPSLRRPTISNLAGGGWVAVETIIDESVVREMIPALKALGAEGIIEYPLNKVVH, encoded by the coding sequence ATGGCGGAAGCCCAGAAAAACATCCTCCGAATCGGTCTGCCCAAGGGCAGCCTGCAGGATCCGACGCTTGATCTTTTCAAGCGATCGGGCTTCAACATCATCGTCAACTCGCGGTCCTATCGGCCCAGCGTGGATGACGCCGAGCTGGAGATCCGCCTGCTGCGCGCCCAGGAAATTGGCCGCTATGTGGACCACGGGTTCCTGGACTGCGGCATCACCGGTCGCGACTGGATCGCGGAGAACCAGGCGGATATCGAGGTCATCACCGACCTGCGCTACAGCAAGGCCACCTCCCTACCCACCCGCTGGGTGCTCGTGGTGCCTGAGGACTCCCCCATCCAGAGTGTCAAGGATCTGGAGGGCAAGCGCATCTCCACCGAGGCCGTGGGCCTGACCAAGACCTATCTGGAAAAGAACGGCGTCAATGCCGAGGTGGAATTCAGCTGGGGTGCCACCGAGGTGAAGGTGCCTGAGCTGGTGGATGCCATCGTGGACATCACCGAGACGGGCTCCTCCCTCCGGGCCAATAAATTGCGCATTGTGGACACGCTCATGGAGAGCTATCCGCAGTTCGTCTCCAGCAAAAACGCGTATGTCGATCCCTGGAAGCGGGAGAAGATGCAGCGCCTGGCCCTGCTCCTGAACGGTGCCTTGGAGGCCCGCTACAAGGTGGGCATCAAGATGAACCTGCCGGACCACAAGCTGGAGAATCTGCTGCACGCACTGCCCTCCCTGCGCCGTCCTACCATCTCCAACCTGGCCGGTGGTGGCTGGGTCGCGGTGGAAACGATCATTGACGAATCCGTCGTTCGTGAGATGATACCCGCCCTCAAAGCCTTGGGTGCTGAGGGAATCATTGAGTATCCATTGAACAAAGTCGTCCACTGA